The Chroicocephalus ridibundus chromosome 2, bChrRid1.1, whole genome shotgun sequence genome includes a region encoding these proteins:
- the RIDA gene encoding 2-iminobutanoate/2-iminopropanoate deaminase, which translates to MASLVKKIISTAKAPAALGPYSQAVLVDRTMYIAGQIGIEPSTGQLVSGGAKEEAKQALKNMGEILKAAGCDYGNVVKTTVLMADMKDFNDINDIYKQFFKTNFPARAAYQVAALPKGARVEIEAIAIQGPLQDASA; encoded by the exons ATGGCTTCGCTTGTGAAGAAAATAATCAGCACTGCTAAGGCCCCCGCTGCGCTGGGTCCCTACAG CCAAGCAGTGCTAGTAGACCGGACGATGTACATCGCAGGACAGATAGGTATAGAGCCTTCCACTGGGCAGCTCGTCTCTGGAGGGGCAAAGGAAGAAGCTAAGCAG GCTCTAAAAAACATGGGAGAAATCCTGAAAGCTGCAGGCTGTGACTATGGCAATG TTGTGAAGACTACAGTTTTGATGGCAGACATGAAGGACTTCAATGATATTAATGATATTTACAAACAAT ttttcaaGACAAAtttcccagccagagcagcctaTCAGGTTGCTGCTTTGCCAAAA GGTGCCCGAGTTGAGATTGAAGCTATTGCCATTCAGGGACCCCTCCAAGATGCTTCAGCCTGA
- the ERICH5 gene encoding glutamate-rich protein 5, which yields MGCSSSARSRPPDPPPAAAGPPPRASSGENASTADNHETIADQTQLEPAEDVSLASEETNPDDHLPGEEAAAVILAVEGKINSVSKREEPEGTEPLPAGVEESSELPSAWREESNGPSPPAPGEDKPFPPAPGEDAEGNGLVEGSDRSVVEIIKKVHITEEDHLIEGETGEQVETELLSEIVSGGPETKEETGEAVDGAAATEIETANNKE from the exons atgggctgctccagcagcgcccgcagccgccccccggacccgccgcccgccgccgccgggccgccgccgcggg CATCATCAGGTGAAAACGCCTCAACTGCAGACAATCATGAAACCATAGCTGACCAAACACAGTTGGAGCCAGCGGAGGATGTGAGTCTTGCCTCTGAGGAGACAAACCCGGACGACCATCTGCCAGGAGAGGAGGCTGCAGCCGTGATTCTGGCCGTAGAGGGAAAGATCAATTCAGTCAGTAAAAGGGAGGAGCCGGAGGGCACTGAGCCCCTGCCTGCAGGAGTGGAGGAGAGCTCTGAGCTGCCATCTGCTTGGCGAGAGGAGAGCAATGGGCCTTCACCTCCAGCACCAGGAGAAGATAAGCCTTTCCCTCCAGCACCAGGAGAAGACGCAGAGGGCAATGGGCTGGTAGAGGGCAGTGACAGATCTGTAGTGGAAATCATCAAGAAAGTACATATTACTGAAGAGGACCACCTCATTGAGG GTGAGACGGGAGAACAGGTGGAAACTGAGCTGCTGAGTGAGATAGTAAGTGGAGGGcctgaaacaaaagaagaaacaggagaagctgtggatggTGCAGCAGCGACAGAGATAG AGACAGCTAATAACAAGGAATAG